One Kangiella geojedonensis DNA segment encodes these proteins:
- the acnA gene encoding aconitate hydratase AcnA translates to MSEEVIDCKKSLSVGGKDFDIWSLRDLQEQGHDIKKMPFSIRILLENALRNHDGLGVTSEHVDTLLQWKPNPEKKEVPYKPARVLMQDFTGVPAVVDLASVRAEAAKHGVEGSKVNPLIPVDLVIDHSVQVDFYGDKDSLDKNIQMEYERNEERYQFLKWAQTAFNNFTVVPPGMGICHQVNLEYLAQGIVERDGALFPDTLVGTDSHTPMVNGIGVVGWGVGGIEAEAAILGQPIFFIMPEVVGLKLTGKLPVGTTATDMVLTITELLRKHGVVGKFVEVFGEGLDHLTVTDRATISNMSPEFGCTVTYFPIDDRTLDYMRDTNRSKETIERVEAYTKNNMLWRENESDIEYSSVVELDLSTVVPTASGPKRPQDKIAISNLKAQFKSLMELNYGRGYQPLEDRSPADNDNGLLKTIKVDDKDSDQDYELHDGSISIAAITSCTNTSNPSVMIGAGLVAKKANELGLTVKPWVKTSLAPGSKVVTDYLENSGLLDDLEALDFFLVGYGCTSCIGNSGPLPDAIGEAVVKNDLVVASVLSGNRNFEARVHPDVKMNFLMSPMLVVVYALAGRVDIDFDQEPVAHTPDGKPVYFKDLWPSNEDIQEVMNKVLTPADFAKNYGKIFDGNEQWRDMDVSTDKVYQWDDSSTYIKQAPFFQGLKPKVEQPKDIEGASVLLKLGDSITTDHISPAGGFSEDSPAGQYLKGRGIEPRMFNSYGSRRGNDEVMVRGTFANVRIKNQLVDKEGGYTRYIPNGETMTVFDASQKYQAEGTPLIVLAGKEYGSGSSRDWAAKGTTLLGIKAVIAESYERIHRSNLVGMGVLPLEFANGEDAETLGLSGDESFTIKGISDGLEVNQTFEVEAKSSDGKTKTFKVLSRLDSKVELEYYKNGGILHYVLRDFINA, encoded by the coding sequence ATGAGCGAAGAGGTTATTGATTGTAAGAAGTCGTTATCCGTTGGCGGTAAGGATTTCGACATTTGGAGCCTGCGAGACTTACAAGAGCAGGGGCATGACATCAAGAAGATGCCGTTTTCAATACGTATCCTTCTGGAAAATGCACTAAGAAACCACGATGGACTGGGCGTGACCAGCGAGCATGTGGATACTTTGTTGCAATGGAAACCGAATCCCGAGAAAAAAGAAGTTCCTTATAAGCCTGCGCGTGTTTTGATGCAGGATTTTACCGGTGTACCTGCGGTTGTCGACTTGGCATCCGTTCGTGCCGAGGCGGCCAAGCATGGCGTCGAAGGTTCAAAAGTGAATCCTTTAATCCCTGTGGACTTGGTCATTGACCACTCGGTGCAGGTTGATTTCTATGGCGACAAAGACTCGTTGGATAAAAATATCCAGATGGAGTATGAGCGAAACGAAGAGCGCTACCAGTTCTTGAAGTGGGCGCAGACTGCCTTTAATAACTTTACCGTGGTGCCGCCGGGCATGGGTATTTGTCACCAAGTAAACTTAGAGTATTTGGCTCAAGGTATTGTGGAGCGTGATGGTGCTTTATTCCCTGATACCTTAGTAGGTACTGATTCACACACACCAATGGTGAACGGTATTGGTGTTGTTGGTTGGGGCGTCGGCGGTATTGAAGCTGAAGCTGCGATCCTTGGTCAACCTATCTTCTTTATCATGCCAGAAGTCGTTGGCTTAAAGCTGACCGGTAAACTGCCAGTGGGTACGACAGCGACCGATATGGTTCTGACCATTACTGAATTACTGCGTAAGCATGGCGTGGTTGGCAAATTTGTCGAAGTTTTTGGCGAAGGATTGGATCACTTAACAGTAACCGACCGTGCGACCATTTCGAACATGTCGCCTGAATTTGGTTGTACCGTGACTTACTTCCCGATCGATGATCGCACCTTGGATTACATGCGCGATACGAATCGTAGCAAAGAAACGATTGAGCGTGTGGAAGCTTACACTAAAAATAATATGTTATGGCGCGAGAACGAAAGCGACATCGAGTACAGCAGTGTGGTTGAGCTGGATTTGAGTACTGTTGTTCCTACAGCGTCGGGTCCAAAACGCCCACAGGATAAAATTGCGATCAGCAATTTAAAAGCTCAGTTCAAGTCTTTGATGGAGCTAAACTATGGTCGTGGTTATCAGCCTTTAGAAGATCGTAGCCCAGCGGATAACGATAATGGTTTATTGAAAACGATTAAGGTTGATGACAAAGATAGTGATCAAGATTATGAACTACACGATGGTTCAATTTCGATTGCCGCTATTACCTCTTGTACTAACACCTCGAACCCAAGCGTGATGATCGGCGCTGGTTTGGTGGCGAAAAAAGCCAATGAACTAGGCTTAACCGTTAAGCCTTGGGTTAAAACATCGTTAGCACCAGGCTCGAAAGTGGTTACCGACTACCTTGAAAACTCAGGCTTACTTGATGATCTAGAAGCGTTAGATTTCTTCTTGGTCGGTTATGGCTGTACTTCATGTATTGGTAACTCAGGGCCACTGCCTGACGCTATTGGCGAGGCTGTGGTTAAAAACGACTTGGTGGTAGCTTCGGTTCTGTCGGGTAACCGAAACTTTGAAGCGCGTGTTCATCCTGATGTGAAGATGAATTTCTTGATGTCGCCAATGTTGGTGGTGGTTTACGCACTAGCGGGTCGTGTCGATATCGACTTTGATCAAGAGCCGGTGGCACATACACCAGATGGCAAACCGGTTTACTTTAAGGACTTATGGCCTAGTAATGAAGACATTCAAGAAGTCATGAATAAGGTTCTGACGCCTGCTGATTTCGCGAAAAACTATGGCAAGATTTTTGACGGTAACGAGCAATGGCGTGATATGGACGTGTCTACTGATAAAGTGTATCAGTGGGATGATTCGTCGACTTATATCAAGCAAGCACCGTTTTTCCAAGGCTTGAAGCCGAAAGTGGAGCAGCCAAAAGATATCGAAGGTGCCAGCGTTCTATTAAAGCTGGGGGATTCGATTACTACGGACCATATTTCTCCAGCGGGCGGTTTCTCAGAAGATTCGCCAGCGGGGCAATATTTAAAAGGTCGCGGTATCGAGCCACGGATGTTTAACTCTTACGGTTCGCGCCGTGGTAACGATGAAGTGATGGTGCGTGGTACTTTTGCCAACGTTCGTATCAAGAACCAGTTAGTGGATAAAGAGGGTGGTTACACTCGCTACATTCCAAACGGCGAAACCATGACAGTATTTGATGCATCGCAGAAATATCAAGCCGAAGGCACGCCGCTGATCGTGTTAGCGGGTAAAGAATACGGTAGTGGTTCATCGCGAGACTGGGCAGCTAAAGGTACGACATTGCTTGGGATTAAAGCGGTTATTGCTGAAAGCTACGAGCGAATTCACCGTAGTAACTTAGTCGGCATGGGCGTGTTACCGCTTGAGTTTGCGAATGGCGAAGACGCTGAAACCCTTGGCTTAAGCGGTGATGAAAGCTTTACCATTAAAGGCATTTCTGACGGTCTTGAAGTGAACCAGACGTTTGAAGTGGAGGCGAAAAGCAGCGATGGTAAAACCAAAACCTTCAAGGTGCTGTCTCGTTTAGACTCAAAGGTTGAGCTGGAATACTACAAGAACGGCGGTATTCTTCACTATGTGTTGAGAGACTTTATTAACGCTTAA
- a CDS encoding SIR2 family NAD-dependent protein deacylase, protein MDIEPEVLAVIQRAKRVTILTGAGVSAESGVATFRSYKEETKESLWSQYDPQKMASIHGFLENPNRVWQWYQWRRSELKNKSPNDAHKAIAKWQQSNDQNVTLITQNVDGLHQAGGSKEIIELHGNIWRNHCLQCREDYKGDVDGVETVIDCPECGGQIRPSVVWFGEALPEHAWRDAESASYSCDLFLSVGTSSQVYPAAGLAALAKSQGATVVEINPEPTEGLVVDYTIPVVASQFFGGLS, encoded by the coding sequence ATGGATATCGAACCTGAAGTTCTTGCTGTAATTCAGCGCGCTAAGCGCGTGACTATTCTTACCGGCGCTGGAGTCTCTGCGGAGTCTGGCGTCGCTACTTTCCGCTCTTACAAAGAAGAAACTAAAGAAAGCCTCTGGAGCCAATACGATCCGCAAAAGATGGCGAGTATTCATGGTTTCCTAGAAAACCCAAACCGAGTCTGGCAGTGGTATCAGTGGCGTCGCAGCGAACTTAAAAACAAATCACCCAACGATGCCCATAAAGCGATAGCAAAATGGCAACAATCTAACGATCAAAACGTCACGTTGATTACGCAAAATGTCGACGGCTTACATCAAGCTGGTGGCTCCAAAGAAATTATCGAATTACACGGTAATATCTGGCGCAATCACTGCCTGCAATGTCGCGAAGACTATAAAGGTGACGTTGATGGAGTGGAGACTGTTATCGATTGCCCTGAATGTGGCGGACAAATACGCCCCTCAGTCGTTTGGTTTGGTGAAGCCTTACCCGAACACGCCTGGCGCGACGCCGAAAGCGCTTCGTATTCCTGCGACTTATTTCTATCCGTAGGAACTTCCAGTCAAGTCTATCCCGCCGCAGGACTCGCCGCGCTCGCCAAAAGCCAAGGCGCTACTGTGGTAGAAATTAATCCAGAACCAACAGAGGGCTTGGTGGTGGATTATACGATACCGGTCGTGGCGTCACAATTTTTTGGAGGGTTAAGTTAG
- a CDS encoding MFS transporter, which translates to MSKQSTVEQVYEAINSGDDGRVCKDIPEQACDHQPKNVTTHIISLAATKVADGLIDPKLILSWLLSALGASTFLVGLLVPIREAGALLPQLFTAGALRRLPQRKWAWALGSLVQGLSVAGMVMSAVLLEGKQAGVAIVILLGILAVARSVCSVSYKDVLGKTVSKSMRGKVTGLAASVASGAVIVFGLVLASDYVERMTLVLIAMTLAAGLWIFASLTFSKLEEAEGATEGGGNPLQVAKQNLALLKDKQLLLFISVRALLIATALAPPFMVTLNGEGGVENLDSMLGGLGALVLASSLASFLSSYVWGWLADKSSRKVLILSSIVAMIALAATVLLAEYQLIRHSIVLPAVLFVLMIAYHGVRLGRSTHLVDMAEADNRAAYTALSNTIIGLILLTGVGFSAIAQVFGNVAVLAVMAVMCLLAGLLALGLKEVQE; encoded by the coding sequence ATGTCGAAACAATCCACGGTTGAGCAAGTCTACGAGGCTATCAACAGTGGTGATGATGGGCGGGTCTGCAAGGATATTCCTGAGCAGGCCTGCGATCATCAGCCTAAAAATGTCACAACTCACATCATTTCGTTGGCTGCGACTAAAGTGGCTGACGGTCTTATTGATCCCAAGTTAATTCTCAGCTGGTTGTTGTCAGCGCTTGGCGCTTCGACTTTTTTAGTGGGCTTATTAGTACCGATTAGAGAAGCGGGAGCCTTGTTGCCTCAGTTGTTTACGGCGGGTGCCTTAAGACGCTTGCCGCAAAGAAAGTGGGCGTGGGCGCTGGGAAGCCTGGTGCAGGGGCTGTCGGTGGCTGGCATGGTAATGAGCGCTGTGTTGCTAGAAGGTAAGCAAGCAGGAGTTGCTATTGTCATTTTGCTTGGCATTCTTGCTGTGGCGCGAAGTGTGTGCTCTGTTTCTTATAAAGATGTTCTAGGCAAAACAGTTTCTAAGTCGATGCGAGGGAAGGTGACGGGCTTAGCTGCCTCGGTGGCATCTGGCGCAGTCATTGTTTTTGGCTTAGTACTTGCGTCCGATTATGTCGAGCGTATGACGTTGGTACTGATTGCGATGACCCTTGCCGCAGGATTATGGATTTTTGCCAGTTTGACCTTTTCCAAATTGGAAGAAGCAGAAGGGGCAACGGAAGGTGGTGGTAACCCACTTCAGGTCGCGAAGCAAAATTTAGCATTATTGAAAGACAAGCAACTGTTGTTGTTCATCAGTGTCAGAGCTTTGCTTATTGCAACTGCGTTAGCGCCACCGTTTATGGTGACGCTGAATGGTGAAGGTGGCGTCGAGAATCTTGATTCCATGCTAGGTGGTTTAGGCGCGTTGGTTTTAGCATCATCGCTCGCCAGCTTTTTGAGTAGTTATGTCTGGGGCTGGTTAGCGGATAAGTCCAGTCGCAAAGTTTTGATACTATCATCAATCGTGGCAATGATTGCTCTAGCGGCAACGGTTTTGCTGGCTGAGTATCAGCTGATCAGACACAGTATCGTATTACCCGCGGTACTGTTTGTGCTGATGATTGCTTACCACGGTGTTCGTTTGGGGCGCTCGACTCACTTGGTTGATATGGCGGAGGCGGATAATCGTGCTGCCTATACCGCGCTTTCGAATACCATCATTGGACTGATTCTATTAACCGGTGTCGGCTTCAGTGCGATTGCCCAAGTATTCGGCAATGTGGCGGTGTTAGCGGTTATGGCAGTGATGTGTTTACTAGCTGGATTATTAGCCCTGGGTCTCAAAGAGGTTCAGGAATAA
- a CDS encoding dUTP diphosphatase: protein MNKELMVKQIAVMLEMQHAMNTKVHEKWFDQNYEWYRAIWIECAEMLEHHGWKWWKHQTPDVEQVKMELVDIFHFGLSSRIDGELSFDEIAEELAGEMLEPVVKDDFKQTLEILAGQAVMYQHFDGASFAGCMEQIEMPFEELFKSYVGKNTLNFFRQDNGYKDGTYIKEWDGLEDNEVLVEILETLDPTHEDFKNQVYKGLADRYSTLK from the coding sequence ATGAATAAAGAATTGATGGTAAAGCAAATTGCGGTGATGTTGGAAATGCAGCACGCGATGAACACTAAAGTTCATGAAAAATGGTTTGATCAAAATTACGAGTGGTATCGTGCGATTTGGATTGAATGTGCGGAGATGTTAGAGCATCACGGTTGGAAGTGGTGGAAACATCAGACGCCTGACGTTGAGCAGGTGAAAATGGAGCTGGTGGATATTTTCCATTTTGGTTTAAGCTCGAGAATTGATGGTGAACTATCGTTTGATGAAATCGCGGAAGAGCTTGCGGGCGAAATGTTGGAGCCTGTGGTTAAAGATGACTTTAAGCAAACCCTCGAAATTTTAGCTGGACAAGCTGTGATGTATCAGCATTTTGATGGTGCAAGTTTTGCGGGTTGTATGGAGCAAATCGAGATGCCCTTTGAAGAGTTATTCAAAAGTTATGTCGGTAAAAATACGCTTAACTTTTTCCGCCAAGATAATGGTTATAAAGACGGCACTTATATTAAAGAGTGGGATGGTCTTGAAGACAACGAGGTGCTGGTTGAAATTTTAGAAACGTTAGACCCAACACACGAAGACTTTAAAAATCAAGTTTACAAAGGCTTAGCTGATCGTTATTCAACCCTAAAATAA
- the djlA gene encoding co-chaperone DjlA: protein MSWFGKVIGGVLGFSLAGGPIGAIIGAVLGHQLDKKTEDYQERYAPGDQERVQAAFFTATFSTMGHIAKADGTVTQNEIRHAENVMQRMGLDPDARKFAIDLFQQGKASDFDLEAVLRQFKQECQRRRNLMQMFLEVQITMALADGTIHNHERAILHRVGKHLGFAGFMIDQLIKMVQAQQGFHRHSQGQAGGHGGTYHEAPSGPSVEQAYQVLGVNSSDDEKTVKRAYRRLMSQHHPDKLVAKGLPEEMIKMATEKTQEIKSAYELIKKSKGW from the coding sequence ATGAGCTGGTTTGGTAAAGTTATCGGTGGTGTTTTAGGCTTCTCGCTAGCGGGAGGCCCAATTGGCGCTATTATTGGCGCCGTACTTGGCCATCAATTGGATAAAAAAACAGAAGATTACCAAGAGCGTTACGCGCCGGGTGATCAAGAGCGTGTGCAGGCGGCTTTTTTCACGGCGACCTTCTCCACCATGGGGCATATCGCTAAAGCTGATGGCACGGTCACGCAAAATGAAATACGCCACGCAGAAAACGTGATGCAACGAATGGGCCTCGATCCAGACGCACGGAAGTTTGCGATAGATTTATTTCAGCAAGGCAAAGCCAGTGACTTTGATCTAGAAGCGGTACTTAGGCAGTTTAAGCAGGAATGCCAGCGTCGTCGTAATTTGATGCAGATGTTCCTCGAAGTTCAAATTACCATGGCGCTTGCTGATGGCACTATTCATAATCATGAGAGAGCTATTTTACATAGAGTCGGAAAGCACTTGGGTTTTGCTGGCTTTATGATTGATCAGCTGATCAAAATGGTACAAGCGCAACAGGGTTTTCATCGTCACTCCCAAGGGCAAGCTGGAGGTCACGGCGGTACTTATCATGAAGCACCGAGTGGTCCAAGTGTTGAGCAAGCCTATCAAGTGCTGGGTGTGAATAGTTCGGATGATGAGAAAACGGTGAAACGTGCCTATCGTCGATTAATGTCGCAACATCACCCTGATAAATTGGTAGCGAAAGGTTTGCCCGAAGAAATGATTAAGATGGCGACGGAGAAGACGCAGGAGATTAAGTCTGCGTATGAGTTGATCAAAAAAAGTAAAGGGTGGTAA
- the murU gene encoding N-acetylmuramate alpha-1-phosphate uridylyltransferase MurU produces the protein MKAMILAAGRGERMRPLTDRHPKPLLKVDGRALIEWHIEALKEAGIKEILINTSWLGEQIPEYLGDGAYWGVNLTFSHEPQALETAGGIRKALEFFGDEPFIVVNGDVWSDFSYEGLLRKPSKLAHVVLVPNPDHNPQGDFLLREDGLVVAEGEPCVTFSGIGVYQPDIFKDVPLDEPYPLAPILRELMVEAEVTGELYDGRWHDIGTPERLEALNLSFQRRIKTIEYDGKL, from the coding sequence ATGAAAGCGATGATTTTAGCAGCGGGGCGCGGTGAGCGTATGCGTCCATTAACGGACCGTCATCCGAAACCGCTACTTAAAGTGGATGGCCGTGCCTTGATCGAGTGGCACATAGAAGCATTAAAAGAAGCTGGAATTAAAGAGATTTTAATCAACACCTCGTGGCTAGGTGAGCAAATTCCTGAGTATTTAGGTGATGGTGCTTACTGGGGAGTTAACTTAACTTTTTCCCACGAACCTCAAGCCCTAGAAACTGCGGGTGGTATCCGAAAAGCCCTAGAGTTCTTTGGTGATGAGCCATTTATTGTCGTAAACGGCGATGTTTGGTCTGATTTTAGCTACGAAGGTTTGCTCAGAAAGCCTTCTAAGCTGGCGCATGTCGTGCTGGTGCCTAACCCTGATCACAATCCGCAAGGCGACTTCTTGCTTAGAGAGGATGGCTTGGTGGTCGCAGAAGGAGAGCCGTGTGTGACTTTTTCTGGGATTGGCGTTTATCAGCCTGACATCTTTAAAGATGTGCCTTTAGATGAACCTTATCCATTAGCACCTATCTTGCGAGAGTTAATGGTTGAGGCTGAGGTGACTGGTGAGTTATATGATGGGCGTTGGCATGACATAGGTACGCCGGAACGATTAGAAGCGTTGAATTTGAGTTTCCAGCGACGCATTAAAACAATTGAGTACGATGGAAAATTGTAA
- a CDS encoding phosphoribosylaminoimidazolesuccinocarboxamide synthase → MSLADKVLAVNDDLPIRTNQPVHSGKVRSVYWLTEEDSARLIKERGYDVAADTPLAIMVISDRISAFDAIWHGEGGMNGVPGKGAALNAISNHWFKLFRENGLADSHILEIPHPFVWIVQKAKPVKIEAIARQYITGSMWRAYAKGEREFCGIRLPDGLEKDQKLDELLITPSTKGILKGIPGVPEADDVNVTRKNIEDNYEAFAFRSKDDIDLYEKLLKEGFDLISNELAKLDQMFVDTKFEFGYVKGKDDNEKLIYMDEVGTPDSSRIWDGPAFRENGKVVENSKEGFRQFLLNHFEDSDILLNKDRMDERQALARDNDLPTEALMNLSKTYTSIAEKITGEKIELSDNPKAEITQILKDEFKLVD, encoded by the coding sequence ATGAGCCTTGCTGATAAAGTTTTAGCCGTTAATGACGATCTCCCGATCCGTACCAACCAACCGGTCCACAGCGGTAAAGTCCGCTCTGTCTACTGGCTTACCGAAGAAGATAGCGCACGCTTGATCAAAGAACGTGGCTATGACGTGGCCGCCGACACGCCATTAGCGATTATGGTGATCAGTGACCGCATATCAGCGTTTGACGCTATCTGGCACGGCGAAGGTGGCATGAACGGTGTTCCAGGCAAAGGCGCTGCGTTAAACGCTATATCCAACCACTGGTTTAAACTTTTTCGCGAGAATGGCCTAGCCGACAGCCACATCCTTGAAATTCCGCACCCATTTGTATGGATAGTGCAAAAAGCCAAGCCCGTTAAGATTGAAGCAATTGCTCGCCAATACATCACAGGCTCCATGTGGCGTGCCTACGCCAAAGGCGAACGTGAGTTTTGCGGTATCCGCCTTCCTGATGGCCTAGAAAAAGATCAAAAACTTGATGAGTTATTAATCACGCCATCAACCAAAGGCATCTTGAAAGGTATCCCAGGTGTCCCAGAAGCTGACGACGTCAACGTGACTCGCAAGAACATCGAAGATAACTATGAAGCTTTTGCTTTCCGCAGCAAAGACGATATCGACTTATACGAAAAACTACTGAAAGAAGGTTTCGACTTAATCAGCAACGAGCTTGCCAAGCTTGACCAAATGTTTGTCGATACCAAGTTTGAGTTTGGTTACGTCAAAGGCAAAGACGACAACGAGAAGTTGATCTATATGGATGAAGTTGGCACGCCTGATTCGTCGCGTATTTGGGATGGCCCAGCGTTCCGTGAAAACGGCAAAGTGGTCGAAAACTCAAAAGAAGGTTTCCGCCAGTTCCTACTGAATCATTTCGAAGACTCAGACATTCTATTGAACAAAGACCGCATGGACGAACGCCAAGCACTCGCTCGTGACAACGACCTACCAACAGAAGCTTTGATGAACCTGTCAAAAACTTATACGAGTATTGCTGAAAAAATTACTGGCGAGAAAATTGAATTGTCAGACAACCCCAAAGCAGAAATCACCCAAATCTTAAAAGACGAATTTAAGCTGGTTGATTAA
- a CDS encoding MFS transporter has translation MNYLNFVKSNKYLLLFGFLCVFVGNLGQTFFISLFNKDLIGNLLLEKDNLSLVYSVATLISGFTIFFVGAKIDDIEVKTFTTVVILGLIGSCILFANSSNLIMLFFSYLGIRLCGQGLMTHIAVTTLMRYIPQHRGKAVSLSLQGMAFGEMIMPAIAVGLLKNYGHSTSWHSYAIVALIIVFPLLLWLLKKADLVPVHEMSEQSEDGAATKDWSRLQVMSDWRFWLILPAIIGPAFLITGIFFHQTILIDGKGWTLDWLSIGLMLYGLIHFLGAIVTGPLVDASHPRVYMRWYLLPLVLGMVCLYIGDHKAWLLAFMVLAGMTVASSGPVINSFYAEVFGNTHLGAIRALVSATMIISTGIAPYLFSLFDSVETFLTFAIGYGVFASLVIQKKLLAEK, from the coding sequence ATGAACTATCTCAACTTTGTCAAAAGTAATAAGTATTTGCTTCTATTCGGTTTTCTTTGTGTTTTTGTAGGGAACCTAGGGCAGACCTTCTTTATTTCATTATTCAATAAAGACCTCATCGGTAATCTGTTACTCGAAAAAGATAACCTAAGCTTGGTCTATTCTGTTGCCACCTTAATTAGTGGGTTCACCATTTTCTTTGTTGGCGCGAAGATTGACGATATTGAAGTTAAGACGTTTACCACTGTCGTTATACTGGGGTTAATTGGCTCCTGTATTTTGTTTGCCAACAGCTCAAACCTTATCATGCTGTTCTTCTCGTACCTTGGTATTCGGCTTTGTGGTCAAGGATTGATGACGCATATTGCGGTAACAACGCTTATGCGCTATATCCCGCAACATCGCGGGAAAGCAGTGAGTCTATCGTTACAGGGGATGGCGTTTGGTGAAATGATTATGCCAGCCATTGCTGTTGGCCTACTGAAGAATTACGGCCATAGCACCAGTTGGCACAGTTACGCTATTGTCGCTTTAATCATCGTATTTCCTTTGTTGTTATGGTTGTTGAAGAAAGCCGATTTAGTGCCTGTACATGAAATGTCGGAGCAGTCTGAAGATGGCGCAGCGACAAAAGATTGGTCGCGTTTACAAGTCATGTCAGATTGGCGTTTTTGGTTGATTTTGCCAGCCATCATTGGTCCAGCCTTCTTGATTACCGGGATATTTTTCCATCAAACGATTTTGATTGATGGTAAGGGCTGGACGCTGGACTGGTTGTCAATCGGTCTGATGCTGTATGGGTTAATACACTTCTTAGGTGCGATCGTAACCGGGCCTTTGGTGGATGCTTCCCATCCTCGCGTCTACATGCGTTGGTATTTATTGCCGCTAGTTTTAGGCATGGTGTGTTTGTATATTGGTGACCATAAAGCATGGTTATTGGCATTTATGGTTTTAGCGGGAATGACGGTGGCGTCGAGTGGCCCAGTAATAAACTCTTTCTATGCGGAAGTGTTCGGTAATACCCATCTTGGTGCTATTCGAGCGCTGGTATCGGCGACCATGATTATTTCTACAGGCATTGCACCTTACTTATTTTCACTATTCGATAGCGTAGAAACCTTTTTAACCTTTGCAATTGGCTATGGTGTTTTTGCCAGCCTTGTTATTCAGAAAAAACTTCTCGCCGAAAAATAA